In Paenibacillus guangzhouensis, a single window of DNA contains:
- a CDS encoding X2-like carbohydrate binding domain-containing protein, which produces MNVIGKRLLMGLLVFILVAAQFGFTGTTGQVAYAKNADLAEKPYMGWSTYSMQVYDPSTKWTSAEVIKKQSDAMRDTLQPYGYNYINIDAGWNGDMDQYGRPIPNKELYSNGFQEVIDYVHNNGQKIGIYLIPGLSIEAYNKNLEVYGTGGQCRMQDMTHKPLTIMDYWNSYTYKIDFTNPCAQKYIDSIADMLGEWGINFVKFDSVTPGSGINDLSRDARGDVEAWSKALGRNNIWYELSWALDHNYADFWKEHANGWRIHWDVESYDSSKGLTEWNNIARLFPEAAIWWRDAGPGGWNDFDTLNVGNGAVDGLTKDERQSAMTFWAISAVPIYIGNDMTNLDSYGLQLLTNKEVIAVNQMGRPAHPVSIDTKQQVWYANNGDGTYNVALFNLGSRSAEVKVNWSDIGLDGPASVRDLWSHSELGAFDKGFSGGLLEPHASRMLKVTAQSGTSAVNDDDTGIRYTGSWQRNGGKEQSDADQDYSVMIKDSSGTGSANTTPQSEQNSAANTVAPDAATVTNVVYVNNDDSRIVYTGLWNKSTDRGMGDYGDDVHFTQGDGDSFELTFTGTGIDLLTEKHESQGDMIITLDDVAQQTASAYTNGPREVQKVLYSASGLTNGTHTLKVAKGSSGQFMLLDALRVTTETPTGGQNSTIDPASASFDKAIEQQKDVAANLILNGNTLTGVEHDGQALTEDDYAVGSGKLVIKKEYLARQTSGTLKLSVIFSSGNPQYLTIEISDSTGVRYVLINNDEPGIVYNGSWSRSSGRGMGDYKDDVQYAEKDGDFFEYTFRGTGIQLFTEKHESQGDMDIYIDGQFKETVSAHLNSGRLAQQKLYSISGLTEGRHALKAVKKSGQFMLLDMLKVEIPDLIQPVLATFDKGDPAQGDLEVSLLQQPDIFSGITSGSYQLVPGTDYTVDGNRVTLKKAYLAAQKTGTLNLSFSFGGDYHNDVHYTEANGDSFTLTFKGTGIRMITPTGPQQGEVDIYVDGQLKETGNAHNPSRKIRQEIFRITGLESGTHTLKAVKKSGELMFTDQLIFTVATPGGPTTPTGPSQPTDPSGPSGPSTPVTQPIATPAPTAVPSPSPSPTPEVKNDEVLHHTAYIKGYPGGLFKPDAKLTRAEMATLLANSTDRDAAGPDVTFTDVPSSYWGAAAIGKSARLGLMKGYQDGTFKPNQPLTRAEMASLIAALGPKSVTLGHGFIDIGGHWAKNAILKAQGAGILSGYQDRTFRPNAQLTRAEAVTVFNRVLGRGPLTGVPQLHWIDVPSSHWAFGNIEEASTDHVAKRGLAGEEWTEQE; this is translated from the coding sequence TTGAACGTTATTGGAAAAAGGTTGTTAATGGGTTTATTGGTATTCATTCTGGTTGCAGCACAGTTTGGCTTTACGGGAACAACCGGCCAAGTGGCCTATGCCAAAAATGCAGATTTGGCAGAGAAACCTTACATGGGTTGGAGTACCTACAGTATGCAGGTATACGATCCATCGACCAAGTGGACATCGGCAGAGGTGATAAAGAAACAATCGGATGCAATGCGTGACACGCTTCAGCCCTATGGCTACAATTACATTAATATTGATGCTGGCTGGAATGGGGATATGGATCAGTACGGCAGACCGATTCCGAATAAGGAGCTGTATTCGAACGGATTCCAGGAGGTTATCGATTATGTCCATAACAATGGGCAGAAGATTGGAATCTATCTGATTCCGGGGCTATCTATTGAAGCTTACAATAAAAATCTGGAGGTCTACGGAACGGGCGGACAATGCCGGATGCAGGATATGACGCACAAGCCGCTCACAATTATGGATTACTGGAATTCCTATACGTATAAAATTGATTTCACCAATCCATGTGCACAGAAGTATATCGATTCCATCGCGGATATGCTGGGTGAGTGGGGCATCAACTTTGTCAAATTTGACAGTGTTACCCCGGGGTCAGGCATTAACGACCTGAGCCGCGACGCCCGAGGGGATGTTGAAGCTTGGTCTAAGGCTCTTGGCAGAAACAACATCTGGTACGAGCTGTCCTGGGCGCTGGATCACAACTACGCGGACTTCTGGAAAGAACATGCCAATGGCTGGCGTATCCACTGGGATGTGGAATCTTACGATAGCAGTAAAGGTTTAACCGAATGGAATAATATCGCCCGTTTGTTCCCGGAAGCAGCCATCTGGTGGCGTGATGCGGGTCCTGGCGGCTGGAATGATTTTGACACATTGAATGTGGGCAATGGGGCTGTTGATGGTCTCACGAAGGATGAGCGGCAGTCAGCAATGACGTTCTGGGCCATCTCTGCGGTACCGATTTATATTGGAAATGACATGACCAACCTGGATAGCTACGGATTGCAGCTGCTTACCAATAAAGAGGTGATCGCAGTCAATCAGATGGGTCGTCCGGCTCATCCAGTATCCATCGACACGAAGCAGCAGGTCTGGTATGCCAATAATGGAGACGGCACGTATAACGTGGCTTTGTTCAATCTGGGCAGCCGGAGTGCTGAAGTGAAGGTTAATTGGAGCGATATCGGTCTGGATGGTCCGGCTTCCGTTCGTGATCTGTGGAGTCATTCAGAACTTGGAGCCTTTGATAAGGGATTCAGTGGCGGTTTGCTCGAGCCGCATGCTTCGCGGATGTTGAAAGTGACAGCGCAGAGCGGCACTTCCGCCGTGAATGATGACGATACCGGGATACGTTATACAGGAAGTTGGCAGCGCAATGGCGGCAAAGAGCAAAGTGATGCGGATCAGGATTACAGTGTAATGATAAAAGATTCTTCTGGTACTGGTTCAGCTAATACTACGCCGCAAAGTGAACAGAATTCTGCTGCCAATACGGTGGCACCGGATGCTGCAACCGTAACAAATGTCGTCTACGTCAACAATGATGATAGCCGAATCGTTTATACCGGTTTGTGGAACAAAAGCACAGATCGGGGGATGGGCGACTATGGGGATGATGTGCATTTTACGCAGGGTGATGGCGATTCCTTCGAATTAACCTTTACAGGCACAGGAATTGACCTACTAACAGAGAAGCATGAATCCCAAGGGGATATGATCATCACACTTGACGATGTTGCGCAGCAGACAGCAAGCGCTTATACTAACGGGCCAAGAGAAGTGCAGAAGGTGCTGTACAGTGCCTCCGGGCTGACCAACGGCACACATACCCTAAAAGTAGCAAAGGGATCGTCTGGCCAGTTCATGCTGCTGGATGCTCTGAGAGTGACTACAGAGACTCCTACCGGGGGACAGAACAGTACCATTGATCCTGCTTCTGCCAGCTTTGATAAAGCTATAGAACAGCAGAAGGATGTGGCGGCGAACCTGATCCTGAACGGCAACACGCTGACCGGGGTGGAACATGACGGTCAGGCGCTAACTGAAGACGATTATGCGGTGGGAAGCGGTAAATTGGTTATCAAGAAGGAATATTTGGCCCGTCAGACATCCGGCACGCTGAAGCTGAGTGTGATCTTCAGTTCGGGTAACCCGCAATACTTGACGATTGAAATTAGCGATTCGACAGGTGTGCGTTATGTCTTGATCAACAATGACGAGCCAGGTATCGTCTATAATGGCTCCTGGTCGCGCAGTTCGGGAAGAGGCATGGGCGATTACAAGGACGATGTGCAGTATGCGGAGAAAGATGGTGATTTCTTCGAATACACCTTTAGAGGTACCGGTATCCAGTTGTTTACTGAGAAGCACGAATCCCAAGGCGATATGGATATCTATATTGACGGTCAATTCAAGGAAACGGTAAGCGCTCACCTGAACAGCGGGCGTTTGGCACAACAGAAGCTGTACAGTATCTCAGGACTGACGGAAGGGCGCCACGCACTAAAAGCGGTCAAGAAATCAGGCCAATTCATGCTGCTGGATATGCTGAAAGTGGAAATTCCAGATCTGATTCAGCCTGTCTTGGCTACCTTTGATAAAGGTGATCCTGCACAGGGCGATCTTGAAGTTTCTTTGCTGCAGCAGCCGGATATCTTCAGCGGCATTACAAGCGGATCGTATCAATTGGTTCCAGGTACCGATTACACCGTTGACGGCAATCGAGTGACGCTGAAGAAGGCCTATCTGGCGGCACAGAAGACGGGCACACTGAATCTGAGCTTCAGCTTCGGTGGTGATTATCATAACGATGTTCATTATACGGAAGCAAATGGTGATTCCTTTACATTAACATTCAAAGGCACCGGCATTCGAATGATCACACCTACAGGACCACAGCAGGGCGAAGTGGATATCTATGTGGATGGTCAGTTGAAGGAGACCGGGAATGCCCATAATCCGAGCCGGAAGATTCGACAGGAGATTTTTAGAATTACCGGTCTGGAGAGCGGTACTCATACATTAAAGGCGGTTAAAAAATCGGGAGAGCTGATGTTTACAGACCAATTGATCTTCACGGTAGCAACGCCTGGCGGGCCGACAACACCAACCGGACCATCACAGCCTACAGATCCGTCAGGCCCTTCGGGCCCGTCGACTCCGGTAACGCAGCCGATAGCGACGCCTGCTCCAACTGCAGTACCTAGCCCATCGCCTTCACCAACTCCAGAGGTGAAGAATGATGAAGTGCTGCATCACACGGCATATATTAAGGGATATCCTGGCGGATTGTTCAAGCCGGATGCCAAGCTTACCCGGGCTGAGATGGCTACACTGCTTGCTAACTCTACTGATCGTGACGCTGCAGGGCCGGATGTAACGTTCACTGATGTGCCGTCAAGCTACTGGGGCGCAGCAGCCATCGGCAAATCTGCCAGGCTGGGGCTGATGAAAGGCTATCAGGACGGCACCTTCAAGCCAAACCAGCCGTTGACCCGGGCTGAAATGGCTAGTTTGATTGCTGCTTTGGGTCCCAAATCCGTTACTCTTGGACACGGCTTCATAGACATCGGCGGCCATTGGGCAAAGAATGCCATTCTGAAGGCACAGGGTGCGGGAATTCTGAGCGGCTATCAGGACCGTACCTTCCGTCCAAATGCCCAATTAACACGGGCCGAAGCTGTAACTGTATTCAACAGAGTGCTTGGTAGAGGGCCGCTTACCGGCGTACCTCAGCTGCATTGGATCGATGTTCCATCATCGCACTGGGCATTTGGCAATATTGAAGAAGCTTCGACGGATCATGTGGCGAAGCGGGGGCTCGCTGGAGAAGAGTGGACAGAACAAGAATGA
- a CDS encoding helix-turn-helix domain-containing protein, whose protein sequence is MVILIIPSIGGYISYLTSVSVTQSISIENSVTQLQKSQEILERRMAEVEGFTRQLAVNQELNVLMNERDNDTNVYGIWRAMRNVLTFGQTNDFLQNYYIYLSNYNLILTPGSSYRPDHYYANFHYSGLSFEQWKKEVLDKTHRSDIKPLSAFVSRGFDTSVITYMQSLPLDSFNDSSPAVAVVIIDEKIIANLLSSLTERYGGWVHISDADGYTIVLQGSEEAKMRKMAEDTEFDKNKVSQFYEDDLVITTRSTTNGWVYRAGIPRYVLLKNANKIKEMSWLITGSTMLIGLIAGLFLAYRNSAPINRLLSVMKEQFGKEEGTTKNEFDFLSGNISDMLTKNKLLESELDRQLPLIRDAFLKRLIAGEFKSRDEILSAAKQGDISLQQGTGYVGILQISGYAGMDSVEILNELNASRLLLKQALAELDVNAVVTDSDSDKVVVLFFSTAEDNGMDHEVEGITCTIENLAQYVFGEYRITIQAGVGDRFASVTDVSLSFDQAKQALEYAVYMNKKGMVWNREVQTETTTYYYPLDSEQRLISTIRAGELEEAKRIVHAIIQQNMEQRELSIEMKHQLVGEMKGTFLKLLDQKAFTEYSFIENVKRRVIDIGSSEPLEAIQAEFYSIMEELCGLIASKKKDTHIQIVKQIKEYTAQMYTDSELTLYRVAEYVERPEKYISQLFKEVTGVNFSDHLVKVRMDQAEILLKESGFTVDEIAARVGYNSSHSFRRAFKRLIGVSPSSYRQSASE, encoded by the coding sequence GTGGTTATTTTGATAATTCCCAGCATTGGCGGATATATTTCTTATCTGACATCAGTCTCTGTAACCCAGTCGATCTCAATCGAGAACAGCGTGACCCAGCTTCAGAAGAGCCAGGAGATTTTGGAGCGCCGTATGGCGGAAGTGGAGGGGTTTACCCGTCAGCTTGCGGTCAATCAGGAATTGAATGTTCTGATGAACGAGCGGGACAATGATACGAATGTATATGGAATCTGGAGAGCGATGCGCAATGTACTGACGTTCGGACAGACCAACGATTTTTTACAAAATTATTATATCTATCTTTCCAATTACAACCTGATACTGACACCGGGATCATCCTACAGGCCAGATCATTACTATGCCAATTTTCATTACAGTGGTTTATCCTTTGAGCAATGGAAAAAAGAGGTCTTGGACAAAACACACCGGAGTGACATCAAGCCACTTAGCGCCTTTGTCAGCCGAGGATTCGATACCTCTGTCATCACGTATATGCAATCACTCCCGCTGGACAGCTTCAACGATTCTTCGCCGGCCGTTGCTGTTGTGATTATTGATGAGAAAATAATTGCCAATCTGCTGTCCAGCTTGACTGAGCGTTACGGTGGCTGGGTGCATATCAGCGATGCGGATGGATATACCATTGTGCTGCAAGGAAGCGAAGAGGCAAAGATGAGGAAGATGGCTGAAGATACGGAGTTCGACAAGAACAAAGTCAGTCAGTTTTACGAGGATGATCTCGTCATTACCACCCGTTCGACGACCAATGGCTGGGTGTACCGTGCCGGAATTCCCCGGTATGTACTGCTTAAGAATGCGAACAAGATCAAGGAAATGAGCTGGCTGATTACCGGCAGCACGATGCTGATCGGTCTGATTGCGGGACTGTTTCTTGCTTATCGCAACAGCGCGCCAATTAACCGCCTGCTCAGCGTCATGAAAGAACAATTCGGCAAGGAAGAGGGGACGACAAAGAACGAATTCGACTTCTTAAGCGGGAACATTTCCGATATGCTGACCAAGAACAAGCTGCTTGAATCAGAGCTTGATAGGCAGCTTCCACTGATCCGGGACGCGTTCTTGAAACGGCTCATTGCCGGGGAATTCAAGTCGCGCGATGAGATCCTGTCTGCCGCAAAGCAAGGGGATATCAGTCTGCAGCAAGGTACCGGTTACGTCGGAATACTGCAGATCAGCGGCTATGCCGGGATGGACAGTGTAGAAATTCTGAACGAGCTAAATGCTTCCCGTTTGCTGCTCAAGCAGGCTTTGGCGGAGCTTGATGTGAATGCAGTCGTGACCGATAGTGATTCCGATAAAGTAGTGGTGCTATTTTTCTCTACAGCGGAAGATAACGGGATGGATCATGAGGTTGAAGGGATTACCTGTACTATAGAGAATTTGGCACAGTATGTGTTTGGTGAATACCGAATCACAATCCAGGCTGGCGTTGGCGACCGTTTCGCGTCTGTAACGGACGTTAGTCTGTCTTTTGACCAGGCGAAGCAGGCGCTAGAGTATGCCGTCTATATGAATAAAAAGGGAATGGTGTGGAACCGTGAAGTTCAGACCGAGACCACGACCTATTATTACCCGCTCGATTCAGAGCAGCGTCTGATCAGTACCATCCGAGCTGGTGAACTGGAGGAGGCCAAACGGATCGTTCATGCCATCATTCAGCAGAATATGGAGCAGCGGGAATTGTCCATTGAAATGAAGCACCAGCTGGTTGGCGAGATGAAAGGGACATTCCTCAAGCTACTGGACCAAAAAGCATTCACGGAATATTCGTTTATTGAAAATGTCAAACGACGGGTCATCGATATCGGTTCGTCAGAACCGCTGGAGGCGATTCAAGCCGAATTTTACAGCATTATGGAAGAGCTCTGCGGACTGATTGCGAGCAAGAAGAAGGATACGCATATCCAGATAGTCAAGCAGATCAAGGAGTATACGGCACAAATGTACACTGACTCCGAGTTGACCCTGTACCGGGTTGCTGAATATGTTGAACGTCCCGAGAAATATATCTCTCAGCTGTTTAAGGAGGTCACTGGCGTCAATTTCTCTGATCATTTGGTGAAGGTAAGAATGGACCAGGCTGAAATTTTGTTAAAAGAAAGCGGATTTACGGTGGACGAGATCGCAGCACGGG